A DNA window from Centropristis striata isolate RG_2023a ecotype Rhode Island chromosome 10, C.striata_1.0, whole genome shotgun sequence contains the following coding sequences:
- the fign gene encoding fidgetin isoform X2, whose protein sequence is MQWTPEHTQWAEQHFDISSTTRSPAHKVEAYRGHLQRTYQYAWANDDISALTASNLLKKYAEKYSGILEGPNERALLCSYSDSTTGLMNGRKSENESWQEGIYPMNCAPDVISVSKAGMTAALPPTDVSASIGSSPGVASSLSEPSYSSSNCGSHTATTLHSGLPSQEYTASYNGSYLHSSYSGQSTPALPSPHPSPLHSAGLLQPPPPPPPPTLVPSYNAGSPNLPNFNYPPTGYPAQTAVGPGYSPGGAPPPSAYLPSGIAAPTPIPPSTLPGYTYQSHNHTPIAPTPLNGSTSNSLKRKAFYMSGHGDMDSSYGNFTYNQQRSSQSPMYRITDSVSDSNRGNGFDRNAEASSLAFKPTKQPMSSDQQRKFIIHSGRALTPPSYGSTKSSVGDLRPGEPYGKFGSPIMSEQTEEHRQHLSHSLTGPDIGTATSSIHAAEEQLKNSDSNLVELVTTEILQQGPPVDWSDIAGLDMAKAAIKEEILWPILRPDMFSGLATLPRSLLLFGPQGTGRTMLAHSMASQLGAAFLRLSSSALVTKWLSEGDKIIQASFLVARCRQPAVVFIREVDLLLSAQLSEESPVNRLKAELLMQLDSILTSTEDHVLVVCSTNKPEEIPESLRRYFAKRLLIPLPDGTARHQIISQLLSQHNYCLSDKEMSILVQRTEGFSGLDVAQLCQEAVVGPLHGIPGTDLSSIHPTQMRPVSYQDFDNVFCKFQPSISQKELDMYTEWNKTFGCSQ, encoded by the coding sequence ATGCAGTGGACCCCAGAGCACACACAATGGGCTGAGCAACACTTTGACATCTCATCCACTACCCGCTCTCCAGCACACAAAGTAGAGGCCTACCGGGGGCACTTACAGCGCACATACCAGTATGCGTGGGCAAACGATGACATCTCTGCACTGACTGCCTCCAATCTGCTTAAGAAATATGCAGAGAAGTACTCTGGGATCCTAGAGGGCCCAAATGAGAGAGCCCTGCTGTGTTCCTACTCTGATAGCACCACTGGACTCATGAATGGACGTAAGTCAGAGAATGAATCCTGGCAGGAGGGGATTTACCCAATGAACTGTGCTCCAGATGTTATATCTGTGAGCAAAGCTGGAATGACAGCTGCCCTACCCCCTACAGATGTGTCGGCTAGCATAGGCAGCTCCCCAGGGGTGGCTAGCAGCTTGTCTGAGCCCAGCTATTCCAGCAGTAACTGTGGGAGCCACACAGCCACTACTCTCCACTCGGGCCTCCCCTCTCAGGAATATACTGCCAGCTACAACGGCTCCTACCTGCATTCTAGCTACAGTGGCCAGAGCACCCctgccctcccctcccctcaccCCTCTCCTTTGCACAGCGCTGGGCTCTTACAACCACCgcccccacctcctccccctACCTTAGTGCCGAGCTACAACGCCGGGTCTCCAAACCTTCCCAACTTCAATTATCCTCCAACAGGGTACCCTGCTCAGACTGCTGTTGGCCCCGGTTATAGCCCTGGGGGAGCACCCCCTCCTTCAGCTTATCTGCCGTCCGGTATTGCAGCTCCCACACCGATCCCTCCTTCCACACTGCCTGGCTACACCTACCAGTCCCATAATCACACACCGATTGCACCAACACCTTTGAATGGCAGCACATCCAACTCATTAAAACGAAAAGCTTTCTACATGAGTGGACATGGAGATATGGACTCTAGCTATGGTAATTTCACCTACAACCAACAGCGCTCCTCACAGAGCCCAATGTACAGAATAACGGACAGTGTCTCAGACTCAAACAGAGGCAACGGCTTCGACAGAAACGCCGAGGCATCGTCTTTAGCGTTTAAGCCAACCAAACAGCCAATGTCTTCTGATCAACAAAGAAAATTTATTATACACTCTGGCAGAGCACTAACCCCTCCATCCTACGGATCAACCAAAAGCTCTGTGGGTGATCTCAGACCTGGCGAGCCCTACGGCAAGTTTGGATCCCCCATCATGAGCGAGCAAACTGAAGAGCACAGACAGCACCTCTCTCACTCCCTAACAGGGCCTGACATTGGTACGGCTACCTCGTCCATCCATGCTGCAGAGGAACAACTGAAGAACAGTGACTCCAACCTGGTGGAGCTGGTGACCACAGAAATCCTTCAGCAGGGCCCTCCAGTGGACTGGAGCGACATCGCGGGTCTGGATATGGCCAAAGCAGCCATCAAAGAGGAGATACTATGGCCCATTTTAAGGCCAGATATGTTTAGCGGACTTGCCACATTACCTCGGAGCCTCCTTTTATTTGGACCTCAGGGAACTGGTAGAACAATGCTGGCCCACTCCATGGCCAGCCAACTGGGGGCCGCTTTCTTGCGACTCAGCAGCTCAGCTTTGGTGACCAAGTGGCTCAGCGAAGGGGACAAGATCATCCAGGCTTCTTTCCTGGTGGCTCGGTGTCGCCAGCCAGCGGTGGTGTTCATTAGAGAGGTGGACCTGCTGCTGTCAGCCCAGCTCAGCGAGGAGAGCCCAGTGAATCGCCTCAAGGCTGAGCTCCTCATGCAGCTTGACAGTATCCTGACCTCCACTGAGGACCACGTCCTCGTGGTCTGCTCCACCAATAAGCCTGAAGAGATCCCAGAGTCCCTACGGAGGTACTTTGCCAAGCGACTGCTCATCCCCTTGCCTGATGGGACAGCACGACACCAGATAATCAGCCAACTGCTCTCACAGCACAACTACTGTCTCAGTGACAAAGAGATGTCGATACTGGTTCAGAGGACAGAGGGCTTTTCTGGACTGGACGTGGCTCAGCTGTGCCAAGAGGCCGTAGTCGGTCCTCTCCATGGCATTCCTGGTACTGACCTGTCGAGCATCCACCCCACTCAGATGAGACCGGTCTCTTACCAAGACTTTGACAATGTGTTTTGCAAATTCCAGCCCAGCATATCACAAAAAGAACTTGACATGTACACTGAGTGGAATAAAACGTTTGGTTGTAGTCAATGA
- the fign gene encoding fidgetin isoform X1 has protein sequence MITSTSIYGLKMQWTPEHTQWAEQHFDISSTTRSPAHKVEAYRGHLQRTYQYAWANDDISALTASNLLKKYAEKYSGILEGPNERALLCSYSDSTTGLMNGRKSENESWQEGIYPMNCAPDVISVSKAGMTAALPPTDVSASIGSSPGVASSLSEPSYSSSNCGSHTATTLHSGLPSQEYTASYNGSYLHSSYSGQSTPALPSPHPSPLHSAGLLQPPPPPPPPTLVPSYNAGSPNLPNFNYPPTGYPAQTAVGPGYSPGGAPPPSAYLPSGIAAPTPIPPSTLPGYTYQSHNHTPIAPTPLNGSTSNSLKRKAFYMSGHGDMDSSYGNFTYNQQRSSQSPMYRITDSVSDSNRGNGFDRNAEASSLAFKPTKQPMSSDQQRKFIIHSGRALTPPSYGSTKSSVGDLRPGEPYGKFGSPIMSEQTEEHRQHLSHSLTGPDIGTATSSIHAAEEQLKNSDSNLVELVTTEILQQGPPVDWSDIAGLDMAKAAIKEEILWPILRPDMFSGLATLPRSLLLFGPQGTGRTMLAHSMASQLGAAFLRLSSSALVTKWLSEGDKIIQASFLVARCRQPAVVFIREVDLLLSAQLSEESPVNRLKAELLMQLDSILTSTEDHVLVVCSTNKPEEIPESLRRYFAKRLLIPLPDGTARHQIISQLLSQHNYCLSDKEMSILVQRTEGFSGLDVAQLCQEAVVGPLHGIPGTDLSSIHPTQMRPVSYQDFDNVFCKFQPSISQKELDMYTEWNKTFGCSQ, from the coding sequence GTCTAAAGATGCAGTGGACCCCAGAGCACACACAATGGGCTGAGCAACACTTTGACATCTCATCCACTACCCGCTCTCCAGCACACAAAGTAGAGGCCTACCGGGGGCACTTACAGCGCACATACCAGTATGCGTGGGCAAACGATGACATCTCTGCACTGACTGCCTCCAATCTGCTTAAGAAATATGCAGAGAAGTACTCTGGGATCCTAGAGGGCCCAAATGAGAGAGCCCTGCTGTGTTCCTACTCTGATAGCACCACTGGACTCATGAATGGACGTAAGTCAGAGAATGAATCCTGGCAGGAGGGGATTTACCCAATGAACTGTGCTCCAGATGTTATATCTGTGAGCAAAGCTGGAATGACAGCTGCCCTACCCCCTACAGATGTGTCGGCTAGCATAGGCAGCTCCCCAGGGGTGGCTAGCAGCTTGTCTGAGCCCAGCTATTCCAGCAGTAACTGTGGGAGCCACACAGCCACTACTCTCCACTCGGGCCTCCCCTCTCAGGAATATACTGCCAGCTACAACGGCTCCTACCTGCATTCTAGCTACAGTGGCCAGAGCACCCctgccctcccctcccctcaccCCTCTCCTTTGCACAGCGCTGGGCTCTTACAACCACCgcccccacctcctccccctACCTTAGTGCCGAGCTACAACGCCGGGTCTCCAAACCTTCCCAACTTCAATTATCCTCCAACAGGGTACCCTGCTCAGACTGCTGTTGGCCCCGGTTATAGCCCTGGGGGAGCACCCCCTCCTTCAGCTTATCTGCCGTCCGGTATTGCAGCTCCCACACCGATCCCTCCTTCCACACTGCCTGGCTACACCTACCAGTCCCATAATCACACACCGATTGCACCAACACCTTTGAATGGCAGCACATCCAACTCATTAAAACGAAAAGCTTTCTACATGAGTGGACATGGAGATATGGACTCTAGCTATGGTAATTTCACCTACAACCAACAGCGCTCCTCACAGAGCCCAATGTACAGAATAACGGACAGTGTCTCAGACTCAAACAGAGGCAACGGCTTCGACAGAAACGCCGAGGCATCGTCTTTAGCGTTTAAGCCAACCAAACAGCCAATGTCTTCTGATCAACAAAGAAAATTTATTATACACTCTGGCAGAGCACTAACCCCTCCATCCTACGGATCAACCAAAAGCTCTGTGGGTGATCTCAGACCTGGCGAGCCCTACGGCAAGTTTGGATCCCCCATCATGAGCGAGCAAACTGAAGAGCACAGACAGCACCTCTCTCACTCCCTAACAGGGCCTGACATTGGTACGGCTACCTCGTCCATCCATGCTGCAGAGGAACAACTGAAGAACAGTGACTCCAACCTGGTGGAGCTGGTGACCACAGAAATCCTTCAGCAGGGCCCTCCAGTGGACTGGAGCGACATCGCGGGTCTGGATATGGCCAAAGCAGCCATCAAAGAGGAGATACTATGGCCCATTTTAAGGCCAGATATGTTTAGCGGACTTGCCACATTACCTCGGAGCCTCCTTTTATTTGGACCTCAGGGAACTGGTAGAACAATGCTGGCCCACTCCATGGCCAGCCAACTGGGGGCCGCTTTCTTGCGACTCAGCAGCTCAGCTTTGGTGACCAAGTGGCTCAGCGAAGGGGACAAGATCATCCAGGCTTCTTTCCTGGTGGCTCGGTGTCGCCAGCCAGCGGTGGTGTTCATTAGAGAGGTGGACCTGCTGCTGTCAGCCCAGCTCAGCGAGGAGAGCCCAGTGAATCGCCTCAAGGCTGAGCTCCTCATGCAGCTTGACAGTATCCTGACCTCCACTGAGGACCACGTCCTCGTGGTCTGCTCCACCAATAAGCCTGAAGAGATCCCAGAGTCCCTACGGAGGTACTTTGCCAAGCGACTGCTCATCCCCTTGCCTGATGGGACAGCACGACACCAGATAATCAGCCAACTGCTCTCACAGCACAACTACTGTCTCAGTGACAAAGAGATGTCGATACTGGTTCAGAGGACAGAGGGCTTTTCTGGACTGGACGTGGCTCAGCTGTGCCAAGAGGCCGTAGTCGGTCCTCTCCATGGCATTCCTGGTACTGACCTGTCGAGCATCCACCCCACTCAGATGAGACCGGTCTCTTACCAAGACTTTGACAATGTGTTTTGCAAATTCCAGCCCAGCATATCACAAAAAGAACTTGACATGTACACTGAGTGGAATAAAACGTTTGGTTGTAGTCAATGA